ACCTGCTGGACTTACAGCTGGAATATACACTGTTATGAGCGGGTATAAAACAGTTGTTTTAGAGGGGCCGGAGCCTGGTGGGCAGCTTACAACAACTACAGAAGTTTATAATTATCCAGGATTTAAAGATGGTGTGGATGGGAGAAAATTGATGTTAAATATGAGAGAGCAGGTGATTAATCTTGGAGCTACTACTTATCTTGAGACTGTAAGATTTATAGAGAGAAGAGATGGTGTTTTTTATCTATCTACTGATAATTATATTTATAAGAGCAGGGCTGTTATTATTGCAGTAGGATCGTCTCCTAGGAAGCTAGATACGCTTAAGAATTTAGGTTTATTTTGGAATAAGGGTATTTCTGTTTGTGCAATTTGCGATGGGCATCTTTTTAAAGGAAAAACTGTGGCAGTAATTGGTGGAGGTAATACAGCAATTACAGAAGCTCTTTATTTAAGTAAATTATCAAAAAAGGTATACGTTATTGTGAGGAAAGAGTATTTACGAGCTATTGTTACGCTAAGGGAAAATGTTAAAAAGTTGTCAAATGTTGAGATTTTGTATAATTGTGAAGTTATAGAAGTTAGTGGAAATAATGTAGTGTCTAGAGTTCAGGTTATCAATAATAAAGATAATTCTACTTTTGAATTAAGTGTAGATGGAATATTTATGGCTATTGGATATAAACCAAATACAGAATTTTTAAAGGGATTTTTAGAATTGGACGAGGGTGGCTATATTATGACTCAAGACTTTGTTAAGACAAGTGTTGAGGGAGTATTCTCTTGTGGAGATGTTAGTAATAAACTTTATGCTCAGGCTATTACGGCTGCTGCTGAAGGGTTTATAGCCTCTGTTGAACTTAGGAATTTTTTAGGCTAATTGGTATATTTCCATTAATTATTTTTAAATAAAACTATTCCTTAGGAGTACTAGTATGTTGATGGGAAAGAGAATAACTAGTATGCTTTATATGCTTTTGTATGCGATTTTTTATTCTTTGCTTGTTGTGTTCGTTAAGTACGTTCCACAATATTCTTTGTTTTCTAAATTATTTTTTAGATATTTATTTCCTTGTGTGATTTTTGTGCTTGCTTTTAGTAAAAATAAAAAGCTTTTTTGTGGTAAATGTGAAGATAGAAAATTTTTGATAATGAGATCTATTATTTGCAATGTAGCAATATTTTTAATCTTTTATGCTATGTCTTTGCTTGCACCTGCAGATTCTACAGCTCTTTATTTAACATTTCCTATTTTTGCCTCTATTTTAGGTGTAATATGGCTTAAGGAAAAACTTAGTTTTTATAAGTCAATTTCTTATTTATTTTCTTTTCTTGGTGTTCTTTTTATCTTTAGACCTAATATTGAAATTGATCATTATCCTTTTTTAGTAGGCCTTTCATCTGCGTTTTTGTTTGCGTTGTCTTACGTTTTGATTGGGTATTCAAATAAAGGAAGAGACATAGATTCTTTTACATTTTTGTTTTATCTATCCTTTGTTGGACTGTTTATGCTACTTCCTTGGTTTTTTGTTTGGACTATTAATGCTACAAGCATAAAGGATATTTTATGGCTGGTATTAATTGGTGCTTTAGCTACTGGTGCTCAGCTTTTTTCTACAATGGCTTATAAGATTGGTGATTCTTCCCAAGTGTCTGTTTTTAGTTATTTTGGCTTGATATTTTCCATGATATTCTCAATTCCTATATTGGGAATCTATCCTGATATTTATTCGTATTTAGGTGCAATGTTTGTGTTATTAGGCGGTATTGTTATTTACCTTGAGGGTAGGAGACATTCTAAAGTAGGTTAAGTTGTCTTTTTATTTCAAATATTAAAATTCCTGTTGAAACTGAGACATTTAACGAGTCTATTTTGCCACTAGTTGGAATTCTTACCAGAAAATCTGAATTTTCTTTACTTAGTTTGTGTATTCCTTTGCCTTCATTACCCATAATAAGGGCAACTTTGGTATCATTTATTTTAATGTTATTTATTTCCTCTCCTTTGATATCGCTAGCATATATCCAGAATCCATTTTCTTTTAAAAGTTTTATTGCAGTATTTATGTTTGGGACTATTACTTTATTGACATATTGACTTGCACCAGAGCTAGTACGCAAGACAGTTGAGTTATCTTTGGCACTTCGTCTCTGACTAATAATTACGAGATCAATACTAAATTGCTCTGATGTCCTAAGGATTGCACCAAGGTTTTGTGGGTCTTCTATCCCATCAAGTATTAAGATAAATATATTATTCTTGTGTTGAAGTTCTTCTAAAGATTCTTCTAAATTTTTATTTCGTTCTTTTGTATTGTTAAATCCCGAAACTTTTAATGTAAAACCCCTGTGATTGTTGTTTCCAATTATTTTAGAAATATCATTAACTTTTATTATTTTTATGTTGTATTTCTTAGCTAATTCTTCAATATCTCTGCTCTTTGGACTTGTCTTTGAAATATATAATTCAAAGCCTTTATTGTTTTTTATGCTTTCAATTATTGAATTAGCGTGTGTAATATACATATTAAATTTTATTTAAATTTACTTCATCGATATCTTTGATTTCCTTGCTTAAAGCTTCCAGTAAGTTTATGGCATTGTAACTTAGATTTTTAGGGGTTTTGATTTTGATAGTCAAGATGAGATTCCCGAATTTTTCTGTCTGGAGTATTGGCATGCCTGCATTTTTAATGATAATTTGTTCATTATTTTCTGTTCCTTTTGGAATTTTTATTGCAACTTTTTTTTCTGCTATCGTTTTAATATTTATTTCTTTCCCAAGTGCTGCTTGAGTAAAGCTTATTGGAAGAGTTGCGTAAAGGTCTTTTCCATTTCTTTTGAAAATTCTGTGAGGTTTTATTGATACTCTTATGTACAGATCTCCGTATTGTTGATTATCAGGGTTAATACTACCTTTCCCTCTCATTTTTATTTGCTGAGAATCATCAATTCCTGCTGGTATATTGAGTTCAATTGCCTCTTGATTTTTAAAGCTCCCTTGTCCTTTGCATGATTTGCATGGATTTGAAATTATTTTCCCATCTCCATGGCATTTTGGACATGTAGTTGTGACCCTGAAAAACCCTCCGCCTTGCATTACACGGCCACTACCATTGCACATATTACATATTGAAGGGCTTGTTCCTTTTTCAGATTTTTTACCAAAGCAAGACTGACATAGTTTTTCTTTGGTGATATTAATAACATTTTTATAGCCAAAATATGCATCTTCAAGTGATATCTCTATCTGGTATGTTATATCCTTACCCTTTGTATTTTGCCTACCTCTCTCTTGATCGCGTCCTCCAGTAAAGAATGAATCAAAGATATCTCCAAAATCTTCAAAAATGTCTGAGAATCCACTGAATCCGCTGGAAAATCCCCCAAATCCTGAGCCACCGCCTTCAAAAGCAGTGTGTCCAAACCTATCGTATTGAGCACGCCTATTGTCATCTCCTAAGACCTCATAAGCTTCTGTCGCTTCTTTAAAAAGAGCTTCAGACTCTTTATTCCCCTGATTTTTGTCAGGATGATATTTAATTGCTATTTTTCTATATGCTTTCTTTATTTCATCTTTTGAGGCTCCTTTTGAGAGCCCCAAAATTTCATAATAATCTCTTTTCACTACCCCTTATCCTCGTCAACAACTTCGTAATCAGCTTCTTTGCTTTCACTGCCTGCATTGTTTTGAGCATTGCCTTGACTTGCTCCATTAGCTTGAGCATCTTTGTACATCATTTCAGCTATTTTATAAGAAGCTTGTTGAAGTGCTTCTGTTTTTGATTTAATCAAAGATACATCTGATTTTTCTAGTGAATCTTTAAGTTCTTTGATTTTATT
The sequence above is drawn from the Candidatus Borreliella tachyglossi genome and encodes:
- the trxB gene encoding thioredoxin-disulfide reductase, with protein sequence MLKFETLDLRNRNDKKVLRTKIDSIEDVIIVGSGPAGLTAGIYTVMSGYKTVVLEGPEPGGQLTTTTEVYNYPGFKDGVDGRKLMLNMREQVINLGATTYLETVRFIERRDGVFYLSTDNYIYKSRAVIIAVGSSPRKLDTLKNLGLFWNKGISVCAICDGHLFKGKTVAVIGGGNTAITEALYLSKLSKKVYVIVRKEYLRAIVTLRENVKKLSNVEILYNCEVIEVSGNNVVSRVQVINNKDNSTFELSVDGIFMAIGYKPNTEFLKGFLELDEGGYIMTQDFVKTSVEGVFSCGDVSNKLYAQAITAAAEGFIASVELRNFLG
- the rlmB gene encoding 23S rRNA (guanosine(2251)-2'-O)-methyltransferase RlmB, which gives rise to MYITHANSIIESIKNNKGFELYISKTSPKSRDIEELAKKYNIKIIKVNDISKIIGNNNHRGFTLKVSGFNNTKERNKNLEESLEELQHKNNIFILILDGIEDPQNLGAILRTSEQFSIDLVIISQRRSAKDNSTVLRTSSGASQYVNKVIVPNINTAIKLLKENGFWIYASDIKGEEINNIKINDTKVALIMGNEGKGIHKLSKENSDFLVRIPTSGKIDSLNVSVSTGILIFEIKRQLNLL
- a CDS encoding DMT family transporter: MLMGKRITSMLYMLLYAIFYSLLVVFVKYVPQYSLFSKLFFRYLFPCVIFVLAFSKNKKLFCGKCEDRKFLIMRSIICNVAIFLIFYAMSLLAPADSTALYLTFPIFASILGVIWLKEKLSFYKSISYLFSFLGVLFIFRPNIEIDHYPFLVGLSSAFLFALSYVLIGYSNKGRDIDSFTFLFYLSFVGLFMLLPWFFVWTINATSIKDILWLVLIGALATGAQLFSTMAYKIGDSSQVSVFSYFGLIFSMIFSIPILGIYPDIYSYLGAMFVLLGGIVIYLEGRRHSKVG
- the dnaJ gene encoding molecular chaperone DnaJ, which gives rise to MKRDYYEILGLSKGASKDEIKKAYRKIAIKYHPDKNQGNKESEALFKEATEAYEVLGDDNRRAQYDRFGHTAFEGGGSGFGGFSSGFSGFSDIFEDFGDIFDSFFTGGRDQERGRQNTKGKDITYQIEISLEDAYFGYKNVINITKEKLCQSCFGKKSEKGTSPSICNMCNGSGRVMQGGGFFRVTTTCPKCHGDGKIISNPCKSCKGQGSFKNQEAIELNIPAGIDDSQQIKMRGKGSINPDNQQYGDLYIRVSIKPHRIFKRNGKDLYATLPISFTQAALGKEINIKTIAEKKVAIKIPKGTENNEQIIIKNAGMPILQTEKFGNLILTIKIKTPKNLSYNAINLLEALSKEIKDIDEVNLNKI